The DNA region CGTGCCGGTCAGGATGTCGGGCGGTCCGACCCGGCGTCGGCCGGCCACGGGTAGGCGACGACCCGGTCGAGGTCGGTGTCGGTCGACCGGCCAAGCGCCGCCGTCCAGTCCGCCCGCAGCTCGCGCAGCCAGCGCACGGTCGGCTCGCCGCTGCCCGGCCAGTGGATCTCCGTACGGTCGTGTGGCGGACGCCCCTCGACGTGCCAGCTGAGCAGCGCGGCGCGGGCGGACGGCATCGGGTGATCCTGCCAGCTCCGACCCGGTCGGGCATACCCGATTATGCGAATCGCGCGACGTCACGTTACGAGCTGTCGACCGTGGAGCCCGTGAAGATCGGACGCAACAGGGCAACCCGTCCGTGTCGTCCGACCCGTGGCCGACGAGTTCCTGACATTGACCGCCTCCGGCTCGTACAAGGGACGATCTCATCCATTGTGGATCTTGTTACCTTTTTGAGGTCGGCATTGATCGAAGTGTCTGAATCATGATGGTGTCGATCCCGTTCTCCGTCGAGAGGATCACGGATGTCCCGTCCTGCCCGCCTGACCCGGCGCGCCCTCGTCGCCGCCGTCACCGGCGCCCTCGTCGCCACCCTCACGCCCGGCGCCCCCGTCTCGGCCGCCGACCGACCCTTCACCTACCAGGTGACTCCCGGCTCCACGCAGTGGCGCGCCCTCGGCAGCCACCAGGAGATGGTCGACGCCGTACAGATGCCGGACAAGACCGCCGCCGCCCTGCGGACCCCGCTGCTCGTCGACGCCGTTCTGGCGTACCCGCTGCTGCCCGACGCCCTGGCCTTCAACAGCGTCCAACACGGCTTCGAGACCGTCACCGCCCGCTTCACCGGACTGCAGGAACTGCTCCGCCGCCCCGACGCCGGCCAGGAACTGCTCAAGCGCTACCGGACCCTGAACGTCGCGGCCCGCAGCGGTGAGTCCCTCGCCGACGCCGGCGACCGGGCGCTGGCCGTGTGGAAACTCGAGACCGTCCTCGCCCAGCCGCAGGTGCTGGCCACCCTCACCGCTG from Solwaraspora sp. WMMD791 includes:
- a CDS encoding DinB family protein, which encodes MPSARAALLSWHVEGRPPHDRTEIHWPGSGEPTVRWLRELRADWTAALGRSTDTDLDRVVAYPWPADAGSDRPTS